A single Megachile rotundata isolate GNS110a chromosome 9, iyMegRotu1, whole genome shotgun sequence DNA region contains:
- the Unc-115a gene encoding actin binding LIM protein Uncoordinated 115a isoform X10, with the protein MYLSSLLPRFPSRRGSSRFSTVVRDTTSKKNVTVQTTIDASRNGTIVGENHRCWLFSLCVHHFRRKTFCQSCKKKCSGEVLRVQDKYFHIGCFKCAQCNASLAQGGFFAREGSYYCTKDYRERWGTKCAGCGEYVEGDVVTAGDKHAFHPNCFHCQRCRQPLLGQGTKVSLVQGQALCHRCVGIPVREASTPVGNNSATRGSGDGPSDPGACAGCGNQLREGQALVALDRQWHVWCFKCHSCDTVLHGEYMGKDGVPYCEKDYQKQFGVKCAYCNRYISGKVLQAGDNHHFHPTCARCTKCGDPFGDGEEMYLQGAAIWHPRCGPGPSGPNGIVNGHGEAHTPQHRESERISSSASEMQFSLRSRTPSLNGSLCSPYSSLSRKYYPARTGSPGLILREYGRGPSEDVSRIYTYSYLTETPSQGYLRRPIQPYDKPPTSPHFHRPSSSRSIRSSGGRSSRSGMRALVDALSETRPKSPASQVDNDEPIELAHYPDAMKPPPGAKPPIERDDFPAPPYPYTDPERRRRWSDTYKGVPASDDEDEVDNKTYIKEVEEKLKKEQDELSKIDTGIAKVFLQDREKDRENLRHKAANVDPRNASRTPSAAREPTYRLRYESPVGASPSRNIDHARPWEDDDGFSYRSSVGPSYNVGRSSARSPAPRNYPPVGTQRAFTLPNAARHYHSYQQAASRMWIDGHWYVPQPHTTPGELA; encoded by the exons GTAAAACATTCTGCCAGTCTTGCAAGAAGAAGTGCAGCGGGGAGGTGCTACGAGTGCAGGACAAGTATTTCCACATAGGGTGTTTCAAGTGTGCTCAGTGCAATGCCAGCTTAGCGCAGGGTGGTTTCTTCGCACGCGAGGGCTCTTACTACTGCACCAAG gATTACAGAGAACGTTGGGGCACAAAGTGTGCAGGCTGCGGCGAATACGTGGAGGGCGATGTGGTCACCGCCGGCGACAAACACGCGTTCCATCCGAACTGTTTCCATTGTCAGAGATGCAGGCAGCCCCTGCTGGGCCAAGGGACAAAAGTGTCCCTCGTCCAAG GTCAAGCTCTGTGTCATCGATGCGTCGGTATCCCGGTTCGAGAGGCCTCGACGCCGGTCGGTAATAATTCTGCCACCAGAGGATCCGGAGACGGGCCCTCCGACCCCGGTGCTTGTGCCGGCTGCGGAAACCAATTACGAGAAGGTCAAGCTTTGGTCGCTCTTGATCGACAGTGGCACGTATGGTGCTTCAAGTGCCACAGCTGCGATACCGTGCTCCATGGCGAGTACATGGGAAA AGACGGGGTGCCTTACTGCGAGAAAGATTACCAGAAGCAATTCGGGGTGAAATGTGCCTACTGCAACCGCTACATCAGCGGCAAGGTCCTGCAAGCCGGTGATAATCACCATTTCCATCCGACTTGTGCGCGATGCACCAAATGCGGAGATCCATTCGGAGACGGGGAGGAAATGTACCTACAAGGTGCAGCCATATGGCACCCTCGTTGCGGACCCGGTCCGAGTGGACCAAACGGTATCGTAAATGGTCACGGTGAAGCTCACACTCCTCAACATCGAGAGTCAGAACGGATTTCCAGCAGCGCCTCGGAGATGCAG TTTTCATTGCGGTCACGCACGCCAAGCCTGAACGGATCACTCTGCAGCCCTTACAGCAGCCTCAGTCGCAAG TATTACCCTGCACGAACCGGCAGTCCTGGATTGATATTACGAGAATATGGACGCGGTCCATCCGAGGATGTGTCTAGGATTTACACGTACTCGTATCTCACCGAAACACCCAGCCAGGGATACTTGAGACGTCCGATACAGCCGTACGACAAACCTCCGACTAGCCCACACTTTCATAGACCCAGCT CGTCTCGTTCGATAAGAAGCAGCGGTGGACGCAGTAGCCGATCAGGAATGCGAGCTCTGGTCGACGCTCTGAGCGAGACCAGACCAAAGTCACCGGCCAGTCAAGTAGATAATGACGAGCCAATAGAGTTGGCGCATTATCCGGACGCCATGAAACCTCCACCCGGAGCCAAGCCGCCGATCGAGAGGGACGATTTCCCGGCTCCGCCGTATCCTTATACCGATCCGGAGAGACGCAGACGATGGTCCGACACTTACAAG GGTGTACCGGCGTCGGACGACGAGGACGAGGTCGACAACAAAACGTACATAAAGGAGGTGGAGGAGAAGCTGAAGAAAGAGCAGGACGAGCTGAGTAAAATAGACACCGGTATAGCGAAGGTGTTCTTGCAAGATCGCGAGAAGGATCGGGAGAATCTGAGACACAAGGCGGCCAACGTGGACCCGAGAAACGCCTCGAGAACACCGTCGGCTGCCAGGGAGCCGACTTACAGACTGCGATACGAGAGTCCCGTTGGTGCAT CACCGTCTAGGAATATAGATCATGCCAGACCATGGGAAGACGACGACGGTTTCAGTTATAGATCGAGCGTAGGGCCCAGTTACAACG TTGGGAGGTCATCGGCACGTTCCCCGGCTCCCAGAAACTATCCACCCGTTGGTACTCAACGCGCCTTCACTCTTCCAAACGCCGCTAGGCACTATCATTCG TATCAACAGGCAGCATCACGGATGTGGATCGACGGGCATTGGTATGTACCACAGCCCCATACTACTCCCGGCGAATTAGCATG A
- the Unc-115a gene encoding actin binding LIM protein Uncoordinated 115a isoform X2, with protein MYLSSLLPRFPSRRGSSRFSTVVRDTTSKKNVTVQTTIDASRNGTIVGENHRCWLFSLCVHHFRRKTFCQSCKKKCSGEVLRVQDKYFHIGCFKCAQCNASLAQGGFFAREGSYYCTKDYRERWGTKCAGCGEYVEGDVVTAGDKHAFHPNCFHCQRCRQPLLGQGTKVSLVQGQALCHRCVGIPVREASTPVGNNSATRGSGDGPSDPGACAGCGNQLREGQALVALDRQWHVWCFKCHSCDTVLHGEYMGKDGVPYCEKDYQKQFGVKCAYCNRYISGKVLQAGDNHHFHPTCARCTKCGDPFGDGEEMYLQGAAIWHPRCGPGPSGPNGIVNGHGEAHTPQHRESERISSSASEMQFSLRSRTPSLNGSLCSPYSSLSRKYYPARTGSPGLILREYGRGPSEDVSRIYTYSYLTETPSQGYLRRPIQPYDKPPTSPHFHRPSSSRSIRSSGGRSSRSGMRALVDALSETRPKSPASQVDNDEPIELAHYPDAMKPPPGAKPPIERDDFPAPPYPYTDPERRRRWSDTYKGVPASDDEDEVDNKTYIKEVEEKLKKEQDELSKIDTGIAKVFLQDREKDRENLRHKAANVDPRNASRTPSAAREPTYRLRYESPVGASPSRNIDHARPWEDDDGFSYRSSVGPSYNVVSSLRHIPKPGYGLAPRSHTFSSTGGSVSALPGDYSFSGMGDKTHSTDFSSGKSDISTGSITDVDRRALVCTTAPYYSRRISMNDGGMLPSSTTYTGGLGSVVGSHGGHHVRRSLPDMGTAPSEPPKLYPYHLLVITNYRLPADVDRCNLERHLSDAEFEAVLQCTRAEFYRLPQWRRNEIKRRARLF; from the exons GTAAAACATTCTGCCAGTCTTGCAAGAAGAAGTGCAGCGGGGAGGTGCTACGAGTGCAGGACAAGTATTTCCACATAGGGTGTTTCAAGTGTGCTCAGTGCAATGCCAGCTTAGCGCAGGGTGGTTTCTTCGCACGCGAGGGCTCTTACTACTGCACCAAG gATTACAGAGAACGTTGGGGCACAAAGTGTGCAGGCTGCGGCGAATACGTGGAGGGCGATGTGGTCACCGCCGGCGACAAACACGCGTTCCATCCGAACTGTTTCCATTGTCAGAGATGCAGGCAGCCCCTGCTGGGCCAAGGGACAAAAGTGTCCCTCGTCCAAG GTCAAGCTCTGTGTCATCGATGCGTCGGTATCCCGGTTCGAGAGGCCTCGACGCCGGTCGGTAATAATTCTGCCACCAGAGGATCCGGAGACGGGCCCTCCGACCCCGGTGCTTGTGCCGGCTGCGGAAACCAATTACGAGAAGGTCAAGCTTTGGTCGCTCTTGATCGACAGTGGCACGTATGGTGCTTCAAGTGCCACAGCTGCGATACCGTGCTCCATGGCGAGTACATGGGAAA AGACGGGGTGCCTTACTGCGAGAAAGATTACCAGAAGCAATTCGGGGTGAAATGTGCCTACTGCAACCGCTACATCAGCGGCAAGGTCCTGCAAGCCGGTGATAATCACCATTTCCATCCGACTTGTGCGCGATGCACCAAATGCGGAGATCCATTCGGAGACGGGGAGGAAATGTACCTACAAGGTGCAGCCATATGGCACCCTCGTTGCGGACCCGGTCCGAGTGGACCAAACGGTATCGTAAATGGTCACGGTGAAGCTCACACTCCTCAACATCGAGAGTCAGAACGGATTTCCAGCAGCGCCTCGGAGATGCAG TTTTCATTGCGGTCACGCACGCCAAGCCTGAACGGATCACTCTGCAGCCCTTACAGCAGCCTCAGTCGCAAG TATTACCCTGCACGAACCGGCAGTCCTGGATTGATATTACGAGAATATGGACGCGGTCCATCCGAGGATGTGTCTAGGATTTACACGTACTCGTATCTCACCGAAACACCCAGCCAGGGATACTTGAGACGTCCGATACAGCCGTACGACAAACCTCCGACTAGCCCACACTTTCATAGACCCAGCT CGTCTCGTTCGATAAGAAGCAGCGGTGGACGCAGTAGCCGATCAGGAATGCGAGCTCTGGTCGACGCTCTGAGCGAGACCAGACCAAAGTCACCGGCCAGTCAAGTAGATAATGACGAGCCAATAGAGTTGGCGCATTATCCGGACGCCATGAAACCTCCACCCGGAGCCAAGCCGCCGATCGAGAGGGACGATTTCCCGGCTCCGCCGTATCCTTATACCGATCCGGAGAGACGCAGACGATGGTCCGACACTTACAAG GGTGTACCGGCGTCGGACGACGAGGACGAGGTCGACAACAAAACGTACATAAAGGAGGTGGAGGAGAAGCTGAAGAAAGAGCAGGACGAGCTGAGTAAAATAGACACCGGTATAGCGAAGGTGTTCTTGCAAGATCGCGAGAAGGATCGGGAGAATCTGAGACACAAGGCGGCCAACGTGGACCCGAGAAACGCCTCGAGAACACCGTCGGCTGCCAGGGAGCCGACTTACAGACTGCGATACGAGAGTCCCGTTGGTGCAT CACCGTCTAGGAATATAGATCATGCCAGACCATGGGAAGACGACGACGGTTTCAGTTATAGATCGAGCGTAGGGCCCAGTTACAACG TTGTGAGCTCCCTTCGGCACATCCCGAAGCCAGGGTACGGTCTGGCACCGCGAAGTCACACCTTCTCCTCGACCGGCGGTTCTGTATCTGCTCTCCCT GGTGATTATTCGTTCAGTGGGATGGGAGACAAGACGCACAGCACTGATTTCTCGTCTGGCAAATCAGATA TATCAACAGGCAGCATCACGGATGTGGATCGACGGGCATTGGTATGTACCACAGCCCCATACTACTCCCGGCGAATTAGCATG AATGATGGTGGGATGCTGCCATCGTCCACCACGTATACAGGTGGCCTAGGTTCGGTAGTCGGGAGTCACGGGGGCCATCACGTAAGAAGATCGTTACCGGACATGGGCACAGCGCCATCCGAACCACCCAAACTCTATCCCTATCACTTACTTGTCATCACTAACTACAGGCTGCCAGCCGATGTGGATCGTTGCAATCTCGAA CGGCATCTTTCCGACGCGGAATTCGAGGCAGTTCTCCAGTGTACCCGTGCCGAGTTCTACAGACTACCACAGTGGCGTCGTAACGAAATCAAAAGACGTGCCCGACTGTTTTAA
- the Unc-115a gene encoding actin binding LIM protein Uncoordinated 115a isoform X11, with product MYLSSLLPRFPSRRGSSRFSTVVRDTTSKKNVTVQTTIDASRNGTIVGENHRCWLFSLCVHHFRRKTFCQSCKKKCSGEVLRVQDKYFHIGCFKCAQCNASLAQGGFFAREGSYYCTKDYRERWGTKCAGCGEYVEGDVVTAGDKHAFHPNCFHCQRCRQPLLGQGTKVSLVQGQALCHRCVGIPVREASTPVGNNSATRGSGDGPSDPGACAGCGNQLREGQALVALDRQWHVWCFKCHSCDTVLHGEYMGKDGVPYCEKDYQKQFGVKCAYCNRYISGKVLQAGDNHHFHPTCARCTKCGDPFGDGEEMYLQGAAIWHPRCGPGPSGPNGIVNGHGEAHTPQHRESERISSSASEMQFSLRSRTPSLNGSLCSPYSSLSRKYYPARTGSPGLILREYGRGPSEDVSRIYTYSYLTETPSQGYLRRPIQPYDKPPTSPHFHRPSSSRSIRSSGGRSSRSGMRALVDALSETRPKSPASQVDNDEPIELAHYPDAMKPPPGAKPPIERDDFPAPPYPYTDPERRRRWSDTYKGVPASDDEDEVDNKTYIKEVEEKLKKEQDELSKIDTGIAKVFLQDREKDRENLRHKAANVDPRNASRTPSAAREPTYRLRYESPVGASPSRNIDHARPWEDDDGFSYRSSVGPSYNVGRSSARSPAPRNYPPVGTQRAFTLPNAARHYHSGDYSFSGMGDKTHSTDFSSGKSDK from the exons GTAAAACATTCTGCCAGTCTTGCAAGAAGAAGTGCAGCGGGGAGGTGCTACGAGTGCAGGACAAGTATTTCCACATAGGGTGTTTCAAGTGTGCTCAGTGCAATGCCAGCTTAGCGCAGGGTGGTTTCTTCGCACGCGAGGGCTCTTACTACTGCACCAAG gATTACAGAGAACGTTGGGGCACAAAGTGTGCAGGCTGCGGCGAATACGTGGAGGGCGATGTGGTCACCGCCGGCGACAAACACGCGTTCCATCCGAACTGTTTCCATTGTCAGAGATGCAGGCAGCCCCTGCTGGGCCAAGGGACAAAAGTGTCCCTCGTCCAAG GTCAAGCTCTGTGTCATCGATGCGTCGGTATCCCGGTTCGAGAGGCCTCGACGCCGGTCGGTAATAATTCTGCCACCAGAGGATCCGGAGACGGGCCCTCCGACCCCGGTGCTTGTGCCGGCTGCGGAAACCAATTACGAGAAGGTCAAGCTTTGGTCGCTCTTGATCGACAGTGGCACGTATGGTGCTTCAAGTGCCACAGCTGCGATACCGTGCTCCATGGCGAGTACATGGGAAA AGACGGGGTGCCTTACTGCGAGAAAGATTACCAGAAGCAATTCGGGGTGAAATGTGCCTACTGCAACCGCTACATCAGCGGCAAGGTCCTGCAAGCCGGTGATAATCACCATTTCCATCCGACTTGTGCGCGATGCACCAAATGCGGAGATCCATTCGGAGACGGGGAGGAAATGTACCTACAAGGTGCAGCCATATGGCACCCTCGTTGCGGACCCGGTCCGAGTGGACCAAACGGTATCGTAAATGGTCACGGTGAAGCTCACACTCCTCAACATCGAGAGTCAGAACGGATTTCCAGCAGCGCCTCGGAGATGCAG TTTTCATTGCGGTCACGCACGCCAAGCCTGAACGGATCACTCTGCAGCCCTTACAGCAGCCTCAGTCGCAAG TATTACCCTGCACGAACCGGCAGTCCTGGATTGATATTACGAGAATATGGACGCGGTCCATCCGAGGATGTGTCTAGGATTTACACGTACTCGTATCTCACCGAAACACCCAGCCAGGGATACTTGAGACGTCCGATACAGCCGTACGACAAACCTCCGACTAGCCCACACTTTCATAGACCCAGCT CGTCTCGTTCGATAAGAAGCAGCGGTGGACGCAGTAGCCGATCAGGAATGCGAGCTCTGGTCGACGCTCTGAGCGAGACCAGACCAAAGTCACCGGCCAGTCAAGTAGATAATGACGAGCCAATAGAGTTGGCGCATTATCCGGACGCCATGAAACCTCCACCCGGAGCCAAGCCGCCGATCGAGAGGGACGATTTCCCGGCTCCGCCGTATCCTTATACCGATCCGGAGAGACGCAGACGATGGTCCGACACTTACAAG GGTGTACCGGCGTCGGACGACGAGGACGAGGTCGACAACAAAACGTACATAAAGGAGGTGGAGGAGAAGCTGAAGAAAGAGCAGGACGAGCTGAGTAAAATAGACACCGGTATAGCGAAGGTGTTCTTGCAAGATCGCGAGAAGGATCGGGAGAATCTGAGACACAAGGCGGCCAACGTGGACCCGAGAAACGCCTCGAGAACACCGTCGGCTGCCAGGGAGCCGACTTACAGACTGCGATACGAGAGTCCCGTTGGTGCAT CACCGTCTAGGAATATAGATCATGCCAGACCATGGGAAGACGACGACGGTTTCAGTTATAGATCGAGCGTAGGGCCCAGTTACAACG TTGGGAGGTCATCGGCACGTTCCCCGGCTCCCAGAAACTATCCACCCGTTGGTACTCAACGCGCCTTCACTCTTCCAAACGCCGCTAGGCACTATCATTCG GGTGATTATTCGTTCAGTGGGATGGGAGACAAGACGCACAGCACTGATTTCTCGTCTGGCAAATCAGATA AATGA
- the Unc-115a gene encoding actin binding LIM protein Uncoordinated 115a isoform X13, whose translation MYLSSLLPRFPSRRGSSRFSTVVRDTTSKKNVTVQTTIDASRNGTIVGENHRCWLFSLCVHHFRRKTFCQSCKKKCSGEVLRVQDKYFHIGCFKCAQCNASLAQGGFFAREGSYYCTKDYRERWGTKCAGCGEYVEGDVVTAGDKHAFHPNCFHCQRCRQPLLGQGTKVSLVQGQALCHRCVGIPVREASTPVGNNSATRGSGDGPSDPGACAGCGNQLREGQALVALDRQWHVWCFKCHSCDTVLHGEYMGKDGVPYCEKDYQKQFGVKCAYCNRYISGKVLQAGDNHHFHPTCARCTKCGDPFGDGEEMYLQGAAIWHPRCGPGPSGPNGIVNGHGEAHTPQHRESERISSSASEMQFSLRSRTPSLNGSLCSPYSSLSRKYYPARTGSPGLILREYGRGPSEDVSRIYTYSYLTETPSQGYLRRPIQPYDKPPTSPHFHRPSSSRSIRSSGGRSSRSGMRALVDALSETRPKSPASQVDNDEPIELAHYPDAMKPPPGAKPPIERDDFPAPPYPYTDPERRRRWSDTYKGVPASDDEDEVDNKTYIKEVEEKLKKEQDELSKIDTGIAKVFLQDREKDRENLRHKAANVDPRNASRTPSAAREPTYRLRYESPVGASPSRNIDHARPWEDDDGFSYRSSVGPSYNVGRSSARSPAPRNYPPVGTQRAFTLPNAARHYHSYQQAASRMWIDGH comes from the exons GTAAAACATTCTGCCAGTCTTGCAAGAAGAAGTGCAGCGGGGAGGTGCTACGAGTGCAGGACAAGTATTTCCACATAGGGTGTTTCAAGTGTGCTCAGTGCAATGCCAGCTTAGCGCAGGGTGGTTTCTTCGCACGCGAGGGCTCTTACTACTGCACCAAG gATTACAGAGAACGTTGGGGCACAAAGTGTGCAGGCTGCGGCGAATACGTGGAGGGCGATGTGGTCACCGCCGGCGACAAACACGCGTTCCATCCGAACTGTTTCCATTGTCAGAGATGCAGGCAGCCCCTGCTGGGCCAAGGGACAAAAGTGTCCCTCGTCCAAG GTCAAGCTCTGTGTCATCGATGCGTCGGTATCCCGGTTCGAGAGGCCTCGACGCCGGTCGGTAATAATTCTGCCACCAGAGGATCCGGAGACGGGCCCTCCGACCCCGGTGCTTGTGCCGGCTGCGGAAACCAATTACGAGAAGGTCAAGCTTTGGTCGCTCTTGATCGACAGTGGCACGTATGGTGCTTCAAGTGCCACAGCTGCGATACCGTGCTCCATGGCGAGTACATGGGAAA AGACGGGGTGCCTTACTGCGAGAAAGATTACCAGAAGCAATTCGGGGTGAAATGTGCCTACTGCAACCGCTACATCAGCGGCAAGGTCCTGCAAGCCGGTGATAATCACCATTTCCATCCGACTTGTGCGCGATGCACCAAATGCGGAGATCCATTCGGAGACGGGGAGGAAATGTACCTACAAGGTGCAGCCATATGGCACCCTCGTTGCGGACCCGGTCCGAGTGGACCAAACGGTATCGTAAATGGTCACGGTGAAGCTCACACTCCTCAACATCGAGAGTCAGAACGGATTTCCAGCAGCGCCTCGGAGATGCAG TTTTCATTGCGGTCACGCACGCCAAGCCTGAACGGATCACTCTGCAGCCCTTACAGCAGCCTCAGTCGCAAG TATTACCCTGCACGAACCGGCAGTCCTGGATTGATATTACGAGAATATGGACGCGGTCCATCCGAGGATGTGTCTAGGATTTACACGTACTCGTATCTCACCGAAACACCCAGCCAGGGATACTTGAGACGTCCGATACAGCCGTACGACAAACCTCCGACTAGCCCACACTTTCATAGACCCAGCT CGTCTCGTTCGATAAGAAGCAGCGGTGGACGCAGTAGCCGATCAGGAATGCGAGCTCTGGTCGACGCTCTGAGCGAGACCAGACCAAAGTCACCGGCCAGTCAAGTAGATAATGACGAGCCAATAGAGTTGGCGCATTATCCGGACGCCATGAAACCTCCACCCGGAGCCAAGCCGCCGATCGAGAGGGACGATTTCCCGGCTCCGCCGTATCCTTATACCGATCCGGAGAGACGCAGACGATGGTCCGACACTTACAAG GGTGTACCGGCGTCGGACGACGAGGACGAGGTCGACAACAAAACGTACATAAAGGAGGTGGAGGAGAAGCTGAAGAAAGAGCAGGACGAGCTGAGTAAAATAGACACCGGTATAGCGAAGGTGTTCTTGCAAGATCGCGAGAAGGATCGGGAGAATCTGAGACACAAGGCGGCCAACGTGGACCCGAGAAACGCCTCGAGAACACCGTCGGCTGCCAGGGAGCCGACTTACAGACTGCGATACGAGAGTCCCGTTGGTGCAT CACCGTCTAGGAATATAGATCATGCCAGACCATGGGAAGACGACGACGGTTTCAGTTATAGATCGAGCGTAGGGCCCAGTTACAACG TTGGGAGGTCATCGGCACGTTCCCCGGCTCCCAGAAACTATCCACCCGTTGGTACTCAACGCGCCTTCACTCTTCCAAACGCCGCTAGGCACTATCATTCG TATCAACAGGCAGCATCACGGATGTGGATCGACGGGCATTG A
- the Unc-115a gene encoding actin binding LIM protein Uncoordinated 115a isoform X1, which produces MYLSSLLPRFPSRRGSSRFSTVVRDTTSKKNVTVQTTIDASRNGTIVGENHRCWLFSLCVHHFRRKTFCQSCKKKCSGEVLRVQDKYFHIGCFKCAQCNASLAQGGFFAREGSYYCTKDYRERWGTKCAGCGEYVEGDVVTAGDKHAFHPNCFHCQRCRQPLLGQGTKVSLVQGQALCHRCVGIPVREASTPVGNNSATRGSGDGPSDPGACAGCGNQLREGQALVALDRQWHVWCFKCHSCDTVLHGEYMGKDGVPYCEKDYQKQFGVKCAYCNRYISGKVLQAGDNHHFHPTCARCTKCGDPFGDGEEMYLQGAAIWHPRCGPGPSGPNGIVNGHGEAHTPQHRESERISSSASEMQFSLRSRTPSLNGSLCSPYSSLSRKYYPARTGSPGLILREYGRGPSEDVSRIYTYSYLTETPSQGYLRRPIQPYDKPPTSPHFHRPSSSRSIRSSGGRSSRSGMRALVDALSETRPKSPASQVDNDEPIELAHYPDAMKPPPGAKPPIERDDFPAPPYPYTDPERRRRWSDTYKGVPASDDEDEVDNKTYIKEVEEKLKKEQDELSKIDTGIAKVFLQDREKDRENLRHKAANVDPRNASRTPSAAREPTYRLRYESPVGASPSRNIDHARPWEDDDGFSYRSSVGPSYNVGRSSARSPAPRNYPPVGTQRAFTLPNAARHYHSGDYSFSGMGDKTHSTDFSSGKSDISTGSITDVDRRALVCTTAPYYSRRISMNDGGMLPSSTTYTGGLGSVVGSHGGHHVRRSLPDMGTAPSEPPKLYPYHLLVITNYRLPADVDRCNLERHLSDAEFEAVLQCTRAEFYRLPQWRRNEIKRRARLF; this is translated from the exons GTAAAACATTCTGCCAGTCTTGCAAGAAGAAGTGCAGCGGGGAGGTGCTACGAGTGCAGGACAAGTATTTCCACATAGGGTGTTTCAAGTGTGCTCAGTGCAATGCCAGCTTAGCGCAGGGTGGTTTCTTCGCACGCGAGGGCTCTTACTACTGCACCAAG gATTACAGAGAACGTTGGGGCACAAAGTGTGCAGGCTGCGGCGAATACGTGGAGGGCGATGTGGTCACCGCCGGCGACAAACACGCGTTCCATCCGAACTGTTTCCATTGTCAGAGATGCAGGCAGCCCCTGCTGGGCCAAGGGACAAAAGTGTCCCTCGTCCAAG GTCAAGCTCTGTGTCATCGATGCGTCGGTATCCCGGTTCGAGAGGCCTCGACGCCGGTCGGTAATAATTCTGCCACCAGAGGATCCGGAGACGGGCCCTCCGACCCCGGTGCTTGTGCCGGCTGCGGAAACCAATTACGAGAAGGTCAAGCTTTGGTCGCTCTTGATCGACAGTGGCACGTATGGTGCTTCAAGTGCCACAGCTGCGATACCGTGCTCCATGGCGAGTACATGGGAAA AGACGGGGTGCCTTACTGCGAGAAAGATTACCAGAAGCAATTCGGGGTGAAATGTGCCTACTGCAACCGCTACATCAGCGGCAAGGTCCTGCAAGCCGGTGATAATCACCATTTCCATCCGACTTGTGCGCGATGCACCAAATGCGGAGATCCATTCGGAGACGGGGAGGAAATGTACCTACAAGGTGCAGCCATATGGCACCCTCGTTGCGGACCCGGTCCGAGTGGACCAAACGGTATCGTAAATGGTCACGGTGAAGCTCACACTCCTCAACATCGAGAGTCAGAACGGATTTCCAGCAGCGCCTCGGAGATGCAG TTTTCATTGCGGTCACGCACGCCAAGCCTGAACGGATCACTCTGCAGCCCTTACAGCAGCCTCAGTCGCAAG TATTACCCTGCACGAACCGGCAGTCCTGGATTGATATTACGAGAATATGGACGCGGTCCATCCGAGGATGTGTCTAGGATTTACACGTACTCGTATCTCACCGAAACACCCAGCCAGGGATACTTGAGACGTCCGATACAGCCGTACGACAAACCTCCGACTAGCCCACACTTTCATAGACCCAGCT CGTCTCGTTCGATAAGAAGCAGCGGTGGACGCAGTAGCCGATCAGGAATGCGAGCTCTGGTCGACGCTCTGAGCGAGACCAGACCAAAGTCACCGGCCAGTCAAGTAGATAATGACGAGCCAATAGAGTTGGCGCATTATCCGGACGCCATGAAACCTCCACCCGGAGCCAAGCCGCCGATCGAGAGGGACGATTTCCCGGCTCCGCCGTATCCTTATACCGATCCGGAGAGACGCAGACGATGGTCCGACACTTACAAG GGTGTACCGGCGTCGGACGACGAGGACGAGGTCGACAACAAAACGTACATAAAGGAGGTGGAGGAGAAGCTGAAGAAAGAGCAGGACGAGCTGAGTAAAATAGACACCGGTATAGCGAAGGTGTTCTTGCAAGATCGCGAGAAGGATCGGGAGAATCTGAGACACAAGGCGGCCAACGTGGACCCGAGAAACGCCTCGAGAACACCGTCGGCTGCCAGGGAGCCGACTTACAGACTGCGATACGAGAGTCCCGTTGGTGCAT CACCGTCTAGGAATATAGATCATGCCAGACCATGGGAAGACGACGACGGTTTCAGTTATAGATCGAGCGTAGGGCCCAGTTACAACG TTGGGAGGTCATCGGCACGTTCCCCGGCTCCCAGAAACTATCCACCCGTTGGTACTCAACGCGCCTTCACTCTTCCAAACGCCGCTAGGCACTATCATTCG GGTGATTATTCGTTCAGTGGGATGGGAGACAAGACGCACAGCACTGATTTCTCGTCTGGCAAATCAGATA TATCAACAGGCAGCATCACGGATGTGGATCGACGGGCATTGGTATGTACCACAGCCCCATACTACTCCCGGCGAATTAGCATG AATGATGGTGGGATGCTGCCATCGTCCACCACGTATACAGGTGGCCTAGGTTCGGTAGTCGGGAGTCACGGGGGCCATCACGTAAGAAGATCGTTACCGGACATGGGCACAGCGCCATCCGAACCACCCAAACTCTATCCCTATCACTTACTTGTCATCACTAACTACAGGCTGCCAGCCGATGTGGATCGTTGCAATCTCGAA CGGCATCTTTCCGACGCGGAATTCGAGGCAGTTCTCCAGTGTACCCGTGCCGAGTTCTACAGACTACCACAGTGGCGTCGTAACGAAATCAAAAGACGTGCCCGACTGTTTTAA